The Xiphias gladius isolate SHS-SW01 ecotype Sanya breed wild chromosome 7, ASM1685928v1, whole genome shotgun sequence genome window below encodes:
- the LOC120792119 gene encoding olfactory receptor 2AT4-like has protein sequence MPEGNHSSVTEFILTGFPGLHLKYHGLASAVLFLVYSLTLIGNGTVLFLFATDRSLHKPMYYIILNLSVCDLLFSTATLPKIISNYWFQSGTISFTACFVQMYFVHYLGTVNSYILFLMAFDRYLAICHPLRYSLVLKNSTICILSVTAWVVAKAGPLMIVIRAYPLPYCASNIINHCYCDHIGITMLACTDRAPYGFSAFVFAMVALVGPLAFIIFSYCCIIIAVLKIANVQGRLKSLSTCSTQLIIISLYYLPRCFVYLASNVGIRFNTDMRIVIIVLYSLCPPMINPLIYCLRGKDMRKSLLKQFNKRTVPQKAQVSAVCN, from the coding sequence ATGCCAGAGGGAAATCACAGCAGCGTGACTGAATTTATCCTCACTGGATTCCCCGGACTTCATCTAAAGTACCACGGTCTCGCCTCAGCTGTATTGTTCTTGGTTTATTCCTTAACTTTGATAGGCAATGGtacagttctttttttatttgcaactGACCGCAGCCTTCACAAGCCCATGTATTATATCATTCTGAATCTGAGCGTATGTGACCTTCTCTTTAGCACAGCCACGTTACCTAAGATCATCAGTAATTACTGGTTTCAATCAGGGACCATCTCAttcactgcttgttttgtccaaatgtACTTTGTTCACTACCTGGGCACAGTGAATTCTTATATTCTCTTTCTAATGGCTTTTGATAGGTATTTGGCTATCTGCCATCCTCTCAGATATTCACTTGTTCTTAAAAACTCTACTATCTGTATTCTCAGTGTTACTGCTTGGGTTGTTGCCAAGGCAGGACCTCTAATGATCGTTATAAGGGCGTACCCGCTCCCTTACTGTGCCTCCAACATAATCAATCACTGTTACTGTGATCATATTGGTATAACAATGCTGGCCTGCACTGACAGAGCTCCTTATggcttttctgcttttgtgtttgcaaTGGTAGCGCTAGTAGGTCCTCTGGCATTTATAATTTTCTCATACTGCTGCATAATTATAGCAGTACTTAAGATAGCAAATGTACAGGGTCGCCTAAAGTCTCTGTCCACTTGCAGCACTCAACTGATTATAATCTCACTCTATTATTTACCCAGATGTTTTGTATATTTAGCCAGCAATGTCGGCATTAGATTTAACACTGATATGCGAATAGTTATTATCGTGCTTTATAGCCTTTGCCCCCCCATGATAAATCCACTTATATATTGCTTAAGAGGTAAAGACATGAGAAAAAGCTTGCTGAAGCAGTTCAACAAAAGGACTGTTCCACAGAAAGCACAAGTTTCAGCTGTTTGTAACTAA
- the LOC120792221 gene encoding olfactory receptor 51E2-like: MIANFTRMRSFFILGFPGLSPQYYGPASALLSFIYLAIAIGNIFILAFVVYEKSLQKPTYLVFCHLALNDLTFGTVTLPKIISKYWFGDSIVSFYGCFTQMFFVHYLGSVTSFILLVMSLDRFIAICIPLRYPVLITNNIISVLCGFAWFIPLPLMVAVVLHALTLKFCKSNVIAQCYCDHISITSQACGEDVEIVQITTLCMAMFCLLLPLAFILCSYSTIIVIIMKMSNGAGRKKTLSTCTPQIFITCLFYLPRCFVYVANTVGFSFSLDVRILLILLYSLFPAAVNPIVYCFKTQDIKQTLIRKLKRTKIGIEIKLSV, from the coding sequence ATGATCGCCAATTTTACAAGGATGAGAAGTTTCTTCATCCTTGGATTCCCTGGACTTTCACCACAGTATTATGGACCTGCATCAGCTCTGCTTTCTTTCATCTACCTAGCTATTGCAATAgggaatattttcattttagcatttGTTGTCTATGAGAAGTCCCTGCAAAAACCAACATATCTGGTCTTTTGTCACCTGGCACTGAATGACTTAACATTTGGCACTGTGACTCTCCCAAAGATCATATCAAAATACTGGTTTGGTGATagcattgtttcattttatggCTGTTTTACACAGATGTTCTTTGTTCACTATTTAGGCTCAGTAACGTCTTTCATCTTGTTGGTAATGTCTCTTGATCGGTTTATTGCAATTTGTATTCCGCTGCGTTACCCTGTCCTAATCACAAACAACATCATATCTGTGCTCTGTGGGTTTGCTTGGTTCATACCACTGCCCTTGATGGTAGCTGTTGTACTCCATGCCCTCACTTTAAAGTTCTGTAAATCAAATGTCATTGCTCAATGCTACTGTGACCACATCTCTATTACCAGTCAGGCATGTGGGGAGGATGTTGAAATTGTACAAATCACTACTCTCTGTATGgccatgttttgtcttttgctcCCTCTTGCTTTCATCTTGTGTTCTTATTCTACCATTATTGTGATCATTATGAAAATGTCCAATGGTGCCGGCCGCAAGAAAACCTTATCAACTTGTACCCCACAAATATTTATCACATGTCTTTTTTACCTTCCcagatgttttgtttatgtAGCTAATACTGTTggattttctttcagtttagaTGTTcgcattttattgattttgctGTACAgtctttttcctgctgctgttaatCCAATCGTATACTGTTTCAAGACTCAGGATATCAAGCAGACATTGATAAGGAAGCTGAAAAGGACTAAGATCGGAATAGAGATAAAACTTTCAGTGTAA
- the LOC120792276 gene encoding olfactory receptor 2AT4-like translates to MPEGNHSSVTEFILTGFPGLHLKYHGLASAVLFLVYSLTLIGNGTVLFLFASDRSLHKPMYYIILNLSACDLLFSTATLPKIISKYWFQSGTISFTACFVQMYFVHYLGTVNSYILFLMAFDRYLAICHPLRYSLVLKNSTICILSVTAWVVAKAGPLMIVIRAYPLPYCASNIINHCYCDHIGITMLACTDRAPYGFPAFVFAMVMLLGPLAFITFSYCCIIIAVLKIANVQGRLKSLSTCSTQLIIISLYYFPRCFVYLASNVGITFSADMRIVIIMFYSLCPPMINPLIYCLRGKDMRKSLLKQFNKRTVPQKAQVSAVCN, encoded by the coding sequence ATGCCAGAGGGAAATCACAGCAGCGTGACTGAATTTATCCTCACTGGATTCCCCGGACTTCATCTAAAGTACCACGGTCTCGCCTCAGCTGTATTGTTCTTGGTTTATTCCTTAACTTTGATAGGCAATGGtacagttctttttttatttgcaagtGACCGCAGCCTTCACAAGCCCATGTATTATATCATTCTGAATCTGAGCGCATGTGACCTTCTCTTTAGCACAGCCACGTTACCTAAGATCATCAGTAAGTACTGGTTTCAATCAGGGACCATCTCAttcactgcttgttttgtccaaatgtACTTTGTTCACTACCTGGGCACAGTGAATTCTTATATTCTCTTTCTAATGGCTTTTGATAGGTATTTGGCTATCTGCCATCCTCTCAGATATTCACTTGTTCTTAAAAACTCCACTATCTGTATTCTCAGTGTTACTGCTTGGGTTGTTGCCAAGGCAGGACCTCTAATGATCGTTATAAGGGCGTACCCGCTCCCTTACTGTGCCTCCAACATAATCAATCACTGTTACTGTGATCATATTGGTATAACAATGCTGGCCTGCACTGACAGAGCTCCTTATGGCTttcctgcttttgtgtttgcaaTGGTCATGCTACTGGGTCCTCTGGCATTTATAACTTTCTCATACTGCTGCATAATTATAGCAGTACTTAAGATAGCAAATGTACAGGGACGCCTAAAGTCTCTGTCCACTTGCAGCACTCAGCTGATTATAATCTCACTCTATTATTTTCCCAGATGTTTTGTATATTTAGCCAGCAATGTCGGCATTACATTTAGCGCTGATATGCGCATAGTTATTATCATGTTTTATAGCCTTTGCCCCCCCATGATAAATCCACTTATATATTGCTTAAGAGGTAAAGACATGAGAAAAAGCTTGCTGAAGCAGTTCAACAAAAGGACTGTTCCACAGAAAGCACAAGTTTCAGCTGTTTGTAACTAA
- the LOC120792223 gene encoding olfactory receptor 51E2-like, whose amino-acid sequence MIYTNATRMRSFFILGFPGLSPQYYGPASALLSFIYLAIAIGNIFILAFVVYEKSLQKPTYLVFCHLALNDLTFGTVTLPKIISKYWFDDSFVSFYGCFTQMFFVHYLGSVTSFILLVMSLDRFIAICIPLRYPVLITNNIISVLCGFAWFIPLPLMVAVVLHALTLKFCKSNVIAQCYCDHISITSQACGEDVEIVQITTLCMAMFCLLLPLAFILCSYSTIIVIIMKMSNAAGRKKTLSTCTPQIFITCLFYLPRCFVYVANTVGFSFSLDVRILLILLYSLFPAAVNPIIYCFKTQDIKQTLIRKLKRTKIGIEIKLSV is encoded by the coding sequence ATGATCTACACCAATGCCACAAGGATGAGAAGTTTCTTCATCCTTGGATTCCCTGGACTTTCACCACAGTATTATGGACCTGCGTCAGCTCTGCTTTCTTTCATCTACCTAGCTATTGCAATAgggaatattttcattttagcatttGTTGTCTATGAGAAGTCCCTGCAAAAACCAACATATCTGGTCTTTTGTCACCTGGCACTGAATGACTTAACATTTGGCACTGTGACTCTCCCAAAGATCATATCAAAATACTGGTTCGATGAtagctttgtttcattttatggtTGTTTTACACAGATGTTCTTTGTTCACTATTTAGGCTCAGTAACGTCTTTCATCTTGTTGGTAATGTCTCTTGATCGGTTTATTGCAATTTGTATTCCGCTGCGTTACCCTGTCCTAATCACAAACAACATCATATCTGTGCTCTGTGGGTTTGCTTGGTTCATACCACTGCCCTTGATGGTAGCTGTTGTACTCCATGCCCTCACTTTAAAGTTCTGTAAATCAAATGTCATTGCTCAATGCTACTGTGACCACATCTCTATTACCAGTCAGGCATGTGGGGAGGATGTTGAAATTGTACAAATCACTACTCTCTGTATGgccatgttttgtcttttgctcCCTCTTGCTTTCATCTTGTGTTCTTATTCTACCATTATTGTGATCATTATGAAAATGTCCAATGCTGCCGGCCGCAAGAAAACCTTATCAACTTGTACCCCACAAATATTTATCACATGTCTTTTTTACCTTCCcagatgttttgtttatgtAGCTAATACTGTTggattttctttcagtttagaTGTTcgcattttattgattttgctGTACAGTCTTTTTCCCGCAGCCGTTAATCCAATCATATACTGTTTCAAGACTCAGGATATCAAGCAGACATTGATAAGGAAGCTGAAAAGGACTAAAATTGGAATAGAGATAAAACTTTCAGTGTAA